A single window of Nasonia vitripennis strain AsymCx chromosome 4, Nvit_psr_1.1, whole genome shotgun sequence DNA harbors:
- the LOC100120614 gene encoding phosphatidylcholine:ceramide cholinephosphotransferase 2 isoform X3, whose amino-acid sequence MHKLRLPVKVELPAALTRMVLDPKATSLHSDYGSFDKPLGGEEGHNRDVEAAVDGTSSGMAQSSDVYQRQPLLPGAPIKSKDKWNGVGSSSDYYEDEEDDKIDGLEHVRHPGLPNGSGSGIIKIDIPAPLREEPRFPKEKWKTFFAFLFMVVNFILTTASLAMVHERVPDRTTYGPLPDVVLDHVAAQDWALNVSEILIMIMSNSAIVFIIFHKHRFIVVRRIFLLMGLLYMMRSITMYVTVLPMSSKTYYCSPKANNTSPLLVSKRVLQLISGFGLSINGKHTYCGDFIYSGHTVVLVLSYLIIKEYSPKKCHPVHWLAGISSFVGVIMVLISHGHYTVDVIIAYYVTTRLWYIYHTMANNAHLKQYGPNNFLARLWWFPLFRYFEKNVSGTLPRQYEWPLPWPRRLLAKHPNRDS is encoded by the exons atgcataaattaaggCTACCCGTCAAGGTCGAGTTGCCTGCTGCACTGACAAG AATGGTATTGGATCCTAAAGCCACAAGTCTTCACAGTGATTACGGAAGTTTTGATAAGCCACTGGGAGGGGAAGAGGGACATAATAGAGACGTTGAGGCAGCCGTTGATGGCACCAGTAGTGGAATGGCGCAATCCAGTGATGTTTATCAAAGGCAGCCTCTGCTTCCTGGTGCACCAATAAAAAGCAAAGACAAATGGAATGGAGTTGGGTCCAGTTCAGATTATTATGAAGACGAAGAAGATGATAAAATAGATGGTCTAGAACACGTTCGACATCCAGGCTTACCAAATGGCTCTGGAAGTGGCATTATTAAAATTGACATACCAGCTCCACTCAGAGAAGAACCCAGATTTCCCaaagaaaaatggaaaacattttttg CATTCCTGTTTATGGTCGTGAATTTCATACTGACCACTGCTTCCCTTGCAATGGTTCACGAACGTGTACCTGATCGCACGACATATGGTCCTCTTCCTGATGTGGTCTTAGATCATGTTGCTGCTCAAGATTGGGCACTCAATGTGTCGGAGATATTGATTATGATAATGTCCAATTCTGCTATAGtcttcataatttttcataaacacAG ATTCATAGTAGTAAGGCGAATATTCCTATTGATGGGTTTATTGTACATGATGAGGAGCATTACAATGTATGTCACAGTTCTCCCAATGTCTAGCAAAACCTATTACTGTAGTCCTAAGGCAAATAACACAAGTCCCCTGCTTGTATCAAAACGAGTTCTTCAACTTATTTCTGGTTTTGGACTGTCAATAAATGGAAAACACACTTATTGTGGAGATTTCATATACAGTGGACATACTGTTGTGCTGGTACTTAGCTACCTGATCATCAAGGAAT atTCACCCAAAAAATGTCATCCAGTTCACTGGCTTGCTGGAATATCATCATTTGTTGGCGTTATCATGGTTTTAATTTCTCATGGCCATTACACTGTTGATGTCATAATAGCATATTATGTTACCACTCGATTATGGTACATCTACCATACAATGGCAAATAATGCACATTTAAAA caATATGGACCGAATAACTTCTTAGCTCGACTTTGGTGGTTCCCTTTGTTTAGATATTTTGAGAAGAATGTAAGTGGTACACTTCCACGACAATATGAGTGGCCTCTGCCCTGGCCTCGACGATTGCTTGCCAAGCATCCTAACAGAGACAGTTAA
- the LOC100120614 gene encoding phosphatidylcholine:ceramide cholinephosphotransferase 2 isoform X1 produces the protein MPTYNVLLQRLMSTIILCTTLIIKWLTLKLFTQHAVAFQPVTGEMVLDPKATSLHSDYGSFDKPLGGEEGHNRDVEAAVDGTSSGMAQSSDVYQRQPLLPGAPIKSKDKWNGVGSSSDYYEDEEDDKIDGLEHVRHPGLPNGSGSGIIKIDIPAPLREEPRFPKEKWKTFFAFLFMVVNFILTTASLAMVHERVPDRTTYGPLPDVVLDHVAAQDWALNVSEILIMIMSNSAIVFIIFHKHRFIVVRRIFLLMGLLYMMRSITMYVTVLPMSSKTYYCSPKANNTSPLLVSKRVLQLISGFGLSINGKHTYCGDFIYSGHTVVLVLSYLIIKEYSPKKCHPVHWLAGISSFVGVIMVLISHGHYTVDVIIAYYVTTRLWYIYHTMANNAHLKQYGPNNFLARLWWFPLFRYFEKNVSGTLPRQYEWPLPWPRRLLAKHPNRDS, from the exons ATGCCAACGTACAATGTCTTGCTACAGCGGCTCATGTCAACAATTATCTTATGCACCACGTTAATAATTAAGTGGTTGACACTTAAACTTTTTACACAGCATGCGGTTGCTTTTCAACCTGTAACAGGAGA AATGGTATTGGATCCTAAAGCCACAAGTCTTCACAGTGATTACGGAAGTTTTGATAAGCCACTGGGAGGGGAAGAGGGACATAATAGAGACGTTGAGGCAGCCGTTGATGGCACCAGTAGTGGAATGGCGCAATCCAGTGATGTTTATCAAAGGCAGCCTCTGCTTCCTGGTGCACCAATAAAAAGCAAAGACAAATGGAATGGAGTTGGGTCCAGTTCAGATTATTATGAAGACGAAGAAGATGATAAAATAGATGGTCTAGAACACGTTCGACATCCAGGCTTACCAAATGGCTCTGGAAGTGGCATTATTAAAATTGACATACCAGCTCCACTCAGAGAAGAACCCAGATTTCCCaaagaaaaatggaaaacattttttg CATTCCTGTTTATGGTCGTGAATTTCATACTGACCACTGCTTCCCTTGCAATGGTTCACGAACGTGTACCTGATCGCACGACATATGGTCCTCTTCCTGATGTGGTCTTAGATCATGTTGCTGCTCAAGATTGGGCACTCAATGTGTCGGAGATATTGATTATGATAATGTCCAATTCTGCTATAGtcttcataatttttcataaacacAG ATTCATAGTAGTAAGGCGAATATTCCTATTGATGGGTTTATTGTACATGATGAGGAGCATTACAATGTATGTCACAGTTCTCCCAATGTCTAGCAAAACCTATTACTGTAGTCCTAAGGCAAATAACACAAGTCCCCTGCTTGTATCAAAACGAGTTCTTCAACTTATTTCTGGTTTTGGACTGTCAATAAATGGAAAACACACTTATTGTGGAGATTTCATATACAGTGGACATACTGTTGTGCTGGTACTTAGCTACCTGATCATCAAGGAAT atTCACCCAAAAAATGTCATCCAGTTCACTGGCTTGCTGGAATATCATCATTTGTTGGCGTTATCATGGTTTTAATTTCTCATGGCCATTACACTGTTGATGTCATAATAGCATATTATGTTACCACTCGATTATGGTACATCTACCATACAATGGCAAATAATGCACATTTAAAA caATATGGACCGAATAACTTCTTAGCTCGACTTTGGTGGTTCCCTTTGTTTAGATATTTTGAGAAGAATGTAAGTGGTACACTTCCACGACAATATGAGTGGCCTCTGCCCTGGCCTCGACGATTGCTTGCCAAGCATCCTAACAGAGACAGTTAA
- the LOC100120614 gene encoding phosphatidylcholine:ceramide cholinephosphotransferase 2 isoform X2, with protein MPSWMKSRSYTMRLQLLVIETDYRWRKALLRMVLDPKATSLHSDYGSFDKPLGGEEGHNRDVEAAVDGTSSGMAQSSDVYQRQPLLPGAPIKSKDKWNGVGSSSDYYEDEEDDKIDGLEHVRHPGLPNGSGSGIIKIDIPAPLREEPRFPKEKWKTFFAFLFMVVNFILTTASLAMVHERVPDRTTYGPLPDVVLDHVAAQDWALNVSEILIMIMSNSAIVFIIFHKHRFIVVRRIFLLMGLLYMMRSITMYVTVLPMSSKTYYCSPKANNTSPLLVSKRVLQLISGFGLSINGKHTYCGDFIYSGHTVVLVLSYLIIKEYSPKKCHPVHWLAGISSFVGVIMVLISHGHYTVDVIIAYYVTTRLWYIYHTMANNAHLKQYGPNNFLARLWWFPLFRYFEKNVSGTLPRQYEWPLPWPRRLLAKHPNRDS; from the exons AATGGTATTGGATCCTAAAGCCACAAGTCTTCACAGTGATTACGGAAGTTTTGATAAGCCACTGGGAGGGGAAGAGGGACATAATAGAGACGTTGAGGCAGCCGTTGATGGCACCAGTAGTGGAATGGCGCAATCCAGTGATGTTTATCAAAGGCAGCCTCTGCTTCCTGGTGCACCAATAAAAAGCAAAGACAAATGGAATGGAGTTGGGTCCAGTTCAGATTATTATGAAGACGAAGAAGATGATAAAATAGATGGTCTAGAACACGTTCGACATCCAGGCTTACCAAATGGCTCTGGAAGTGGCATTATTAAAATTGACATACCAGCTCCACTCAGAGAAGAACCCAGATTTCCCaaagaaaaatggaaaacattttttg CATTCCTGTTTATGGTCGTGAATTTCATACTGACCACTGCTTCCCTTGCAATGGTTCACGAACGTGTACCTGATCGCACGACATATGGTCCTCTTCCTGATGTGGTCTTAGATCATGTTGCTGCTCAAGATTGGGCACTCAATGTGTCGGAGATATTGATTATGATAATGTCCAATTCTGCTATAGtcttcataatttttcataaacacAG ATTCATAGTAGTAAGGCGAATATTCCTATTGATGGGTTTATTGTACATGATGAGGAGCATTACAATGTATGTCACAGTTCTCCCAATGTCTAGCAAAACCTATTACTGTAGTCCTAAGGCAAATAACACAAGTCCCCTGCTTGTATCAAAACGAGTTCTTCAACTTATTTCTGGTTTTGGACTGTCAATAAATGGAAAACACACTTATTGTGGAGATTTCATATACAGTGGACATACTGTTGTGCTGGTACTTAGCTACCTGATCATCAAGGAAT atTCACCCAAAAAATGTCATCCAGTTCACTGGCTTGCTGGAATATCATCATTTGTTGGCGTTATCATGGTTTTAATTTCTCATGGCCATTACACTGTTGATGTCATAATAGCATATTATGTTACCACTCGATTATGGTACATCTACCATACAATGGCAAATAATGCACATTTAAAA caATATGGACCGAATAACTTCTTAGCTCGACTTTGGTGGTTCCCTTTGTTTAGATATTTTGAGAAGAATGTAAGTGGTACACTTCCACGACAATATGAGTGGCCTCTGCCCTGGCCTCGACGATTGCTTGCCAAGCATCCTAACAGAGACAGTTAA
- the LOC100120614 gene encoding phosphatidylcholine:ceramide cholinephosphotransferase 2 isoform X4 gives MVLDPKATSLHSDYGSFDKPLGGEEGHNRDVEAAVDGTSSGMAQSSDVYQRQPLLPGAPIKSKDKWNGVGSSSDYYEDEEDDKIDGLEHVRHPGLPNGSGSGIIKIDIPAPLREEPRFPKEKWKTFFAFLFMVVNFILTTASLAMVHERVPDRTTYGPLPDVVLDHVAAQDWALNVSEILIMIMSNSAIVFIIFHKHRFIVVRRIFLLMGLLYMMRSITMYVTVLPMSSKTYYCSPKANNTSPLLVSKRVLQLISGFGLSINGKHTYCGDFIYSGHTVVLVLSYLIIKEYSPKKCHPVHWLAGISSFVGVIMVLISHGHYTVDVIIAYYVTTRLWYIYHTMANNAHLKQYGPNNFLARLWWFPLFRYFEKNVSGTLPRQYEWPLPWPRRLLAKHPNRDS, from the exons ATGGTATTGGATCCTAAAGCCACAAGTCTTCACAGTGATTACGGAAGTTTTGATAAGCCACTGGGAGGGGAAGAGGGACATAATAGAGACGTTGAGGCAGCCGTTGATGGCACCAGTAGTGGAATGGCGCAATCCAGTGATGTTTATCAAAGGCAGCCTCTGCTTCCTGGTGCACCAATAAAAAGCAAAGACAAATGGAATGGAGTTGGGTCCAGTTCAGATTATTATGAAGACGAAGAAGATGATAAAATAGATGGTCTAGAACACGTTCGACATCCAGGCTTACCAAATGGCTCTGGAAGTGGCATTATTAAAATTGACATACCAGCTCCACTCAGAGAAGAACCCAGATTTCCCaaagaaaaatggaaaacattttttg CATTCCTGTTTATGGTCGTGAATTTCATACTGACCACTGCTTCCCTTGCAATGGTTCACGAACGTGTACCTGATCGCACGACATATGGTCCTCTTCCTGATGTGGTCTTAGATCATGTTGCTGCTCAAGATTGGGCACTCAATGTGTCGGAGATATTGATTATGATAATGTCCAATTCTGCTATAGtcttcataatttttcataaacacAG ATTCATAGTAGTAAGGCGAATATTCCTATTGATGGGTTTATTGTACATGATGAGGAGCATTACAATGTATGTCACAGTTCTCCCAATGTCTAGCAAAACCTATTACTGTAGTCCTAAGGCAAATAACACAAGTCCCCTGCTTGTATCAAAACGAGTTCTTCAACTTATTTCTGGTTTTGGACTGTCAATAAATGGAAAACACACTTATTGTGGAGATTTCATATACAGTGGACATACTGTTGTGCTGGTACTTAGCTACCTGATCATCAAGGAAT atTCACCCAAAAAATGTCATCCAGTTCACTGGCTTGCTGGAATATCATCATTTGTTGGCGTTATCATGGTTTTAATTTCTCATGGCCATTACACTGTTGATGTCATAATAGCATATTATGTTACCACTCGATTATGGTACATCTACCATACAATGGCAAATAATGCACATTTAAAA caATATGGACCGAATAACTTCTTAGCTCGACTTTGGTGGTTCCCTTTGTTTAGATATTTTGAGAAGAATGTAAGTGGTACACTTCCACGACAATATGAGTGGCCTCTGCCCTGGCCTCGACGATTGCTTGCCAAGCATCCTAACAGAGACAGTTAA
- the LOC100120660 gene encoding uncharacterized protein LOC100120660, protein MEEAAEAAEPGKRERGEGAKRWHHFQLISPGRAILRGARSTEDQRFKARSRGRQASAAAAVALVCAQLLEPRKWTGGFVDRVLDYGDRLFRMSQTRARLASGEYMTSGLLHDEFFVGDYKCRICVESGLVFGNLRSEAVGAPCLSDGLEAFLTMESRNFGVVTSQGTSVAVWSQAAGDGFFYFDPAPSDERGKRSRPGRACLMRFQELDGIPEVFLSSLDRKFDSRYCIDKVSLVRVKPVGRGRYQSQDAADLAIDEQLLRSIEPVDDPRDCEPDHAAEAPSGARRPVEKLPLSIELANHAVQAKLATEPLAEQEIADERYAYEDVKVNVPTAFAPLAGRGADATLILHGWTHEGSDAYKAKGAQSSANCVVAIGMKKARPVRSWLRKSLDEVLATGDAIFAQVRAAKPSVKAVTAADLDGARFEIDERRMILNVDLLTLVGTITSKDPAVLSLKRGLEEFFAQHADGVLECSSAAVAIWTQDDYFYLFDPKSCDASGLRVLGHKSGKKAKAEAAGQEKRATGKCCVIRFPRLSSLRGHFLRNLDAARWNDRFTIRRVEVVDDAPGVRDWNSFRPAVAGKSWILRGSLNSEDERFEDHSRGVQGLAMPVAALLSAKTIAPANWTREDVDDVVREGDAYYNWCIPPPAGDEVDDGQKVLTLRNLRKSLYHKKRKAVIAIEESCVVGELRSSGDSDSPGLERGMRQFFENRRLGLVEAGEGGGRYFAIWKFEEELGSKGREAAYYLFLDNPGERLAQLIEPAAGARAGSPACALRFLDPSEIASALGELLRSEEGNGRADFSVHQVQVTSLSEPMTDEELERERALPIRPELNNYSALGESGAFLAGSFAQGDEALFKKESRDRQQAASALVALATTKLFDPHLWYPQVLDDILKMADKLTGENAGNIPEAEDEDHPAESAIRDYLLPSEVVEREFFIGRNEIAVDVEEEAAAGQLAELAKTLQDFFSGNRMGVFRYGQVMLPIWREGSVFFAMDPRGRQSSGTAAVHWYIDLQSLSELLLEASGSHADGGFAIDSVTVENRYTESERPAEDFITDDRWYNFAKLSEGHWKIDCNVSLADATFAEGNRGRQSAAVCLMAIVFSKVYEPRHWSAEVLDEATITGDKLHSRSALRLGENKSFRPNEIISEFFLADRRISLRVHDCVEAGTLGGKNPKIQNISSGLSRFLDKSVAGCVSIASIARSTNVAIWMHDDFCYCFEPGVSLARLENASLLADQLLSYGERESDFEITSVAVVDGDKLPPWKLDPSPAVRPSNLPPLNAYCKLPGRARAILRGFTHQASDIFSESIRGRQTAANCIIGLAMAVIKNPTSWTRRTLDEILTIGVNVHRESQKHTTKSSTLRPKDIVRIFNIGVTVLAADVEEKTIAGIVADAPAVPDEKGKRGSSRKASKRKSSAKDKKKGKTKRVPATSPPPPPPTIFLREGLHKFFENNNAGVLVTGRFMVAVWKDNGVYFMYDPRPRNDQGLNDDDEDQSSQGASCVAWFACMEPLYELIFANINDDEKYANFEIGRVIVRTVSIEPLPCPAGYAAVNESARAQASEADCPMPPIRPAAPLLLEQPRATSVDLESCFERVGEELGVLLASSHMSCRTYPSENRGLQSCAISAVAIVVSSLHAPSSWTPELLDACLKYGDLLHTECVRLAQPGSRNLSPSELLRAFVVGDVRARICLRENLMAGLSLEHDLACALRLFFASNACGILHTANYALPVMEHWGLFYVLDPSARNGFKGNSSDGVACLIKCESAERLAKTVMRLLAFEEPAVYTLNAVQVLDLHFFTR, encoded by the exons ATGGAAGA AGCGGCCGAAGCCGCCGAGCCTGGGAAGAGAGAGCGCGGAGAGGGCGCGAAACGATGGCATCACTTCCAGCTCATATCGCCGGGCCGGGCGATCCTCCGAGGCGCTCGCTCGACGGAGGACCAGCGCTTCAAGGCGCGGAGCCGAGGTCGACAGGCGAGCGCCGCCGCGGCAGTGGCCCTGGTCTGCGCGCAGCTGCTCGAGCCGCGCAAGTGGACCGGAGGCTTCGTCGACCGCGTCCTCGACTACGGCGACCGGCTGTTCCGCATGAGCCAGACGAGGGCCAGATTGGCCAGCGGCGAGTACATGACGAGCGGCCTGCTGCACGACGAGTTCTTCGTCGGGGACTACAAGTGCAGGATCTGCGTCGAGTCCGGCCTGGTCTTTGGGAATCTCCGAAGCGAGGCGGTTGGGGCGCCTTGTTTGAGCGACGGCCTCGAGGCCTTCTTGACGATGGAGTCGCGCAACTTCGGAGTTGTCACCTCTCAAG GAACATCCGTCGCAGTCTGGAGCCAAGCAGCCGGCGACGGCTTCTTCTACTTCGACCCGGCTCCCTCGGATGAGCGGGGCAAACGCAGTCGGCCCGGCCGCGCCTGCTTGATGCGATTCCAGGAGCTCGACGGCATTCCCGAGGTCTTCCTGTCGAGCCTCGATCGCAAATTCGACTCCCGCTACTGCATCGACAAGGTCAGCCTGGTCAGGGTGAAGCCCGTCGGCCGCGGCCGGTACCAGAGCCAGGACGCGGCCGACCTCGCGATCGACGAGCAGCTCCTGCGGTCCATCGAGCCCGTCGACGATCCCCGGGACTGCGAGCCGGACCACGCGGCGGAAGCTCCCTCGGGCGCGCGTCGCCCCGTCGAGAAGCTGCCGCTGAGTATCGAGCTCGCGAACCACGCCGTCCAGGCCAAGCTCGCGACGGAGCCGCTGGCGGAGCAGGAGATCGCGGACGAGAGGTACGCGTACGAGGATGTCAAGGTCAACGTGCCCACGGCGTTCGCTCCCCTGGCGGGCCGCGGCGCCGACGCGACGCTCATCCTGCACGGCTGGACGCACGAGGGCAGCGACGCTTACAAGGCCAAGGGCGCCCAGAGCTCGGCCAACTGCGTCGTGGCGATAGGCATGAAGAAGGCTCGGCCCGTGAGGAGCTGGCTGAGAAAGAGCCTCGACGAGGTGCTCGCCACGGGAGACGCGATCTTCGCGCAAGTCAGAGCCGCCAAACCGAGCGTCAAGGCTGTGACCGCGGCGGACCTGGACGGCGCGCGGTTCGAG ATCGACGAGCGAAGGATGATACTGAACGTGGACCTGCTGACGCTCGTCGGCACTATAACCTCGAAAGATCCAGCGGTGCTGAGCCTGAAACGGGGCCTGGAGGAGTTCTTCGCGCAGCACGCAGACGGCGTGCTCGAGTGCTCGTCAGCGGCAGTCGCCATATGGACGCAGGACGACTATTTCTATCTGTTCGACCCCAAGTCCTGCGACGCGTCCGGCTTGCGCGTGCTCGGGCACAAGTCGG GTAAGAAGGCCAAGGCCGAGGCAGCGGGCCAGGAGAAAAGGGCGACCGGCAAGTGCTGCGTCATCAGGTTCCCGAGGCTGAGCTCGCTGCGCGGCCACTTTCTGAGGAACCTCGACGCGGCGAGATGGAACGACCGCTTCACGATCCGCCGGGTCGAGGTCGTTGACGACGCGCCGGGAGTCCGCGACTGGAACTCCTTCCGGCCAGCTGTCGCTGGCAAGAGCTGGATTCTTCGCGGCAGCCTGAACAGCGAGGACGAGCGCTTCGAGGACCACAGCCGCGGAGTTCAGGGGCTCGCGATGCCCGTCGCAGCTCTGCTCTCGGCCAAGACCATCGCGCCGGCCAACTGGACTCGGGAGGACGTCGACGACGTCGTTCGAGAAGGCGACGCCTACTACAACTGGTGCATTCCGCCACCAGCTGGCGATGAG GTTGACGACGGGCAAAAGGTGCTGACTCTGAGGAATCTGAGGAAAAGTCTCTATCACAAAAAGCGCAAGGCGGTCATCGCCATCGAGGAATCCTGCGTCGTCGGCGAGTTGCGCTCTTCCGGCGACTCGGACTCGCCGGGCCTGGAGCGCGGAATGAGGCAGTTCTTCGAGAATCGCCGCCTCGGCCTCGTGGAGGCCGGCGAGGGCGGAGGGCGCTACTTCGCAATCTGGAAATTCGAGGAAGAACTCGGGAGCAAAGGCAGAGAGGCTGCCTACTACTTGTTCCTCGACAATCCCGGCGAGCGGCTCGCGCAGCTGATCGAGCCGGCAGCCGGCGCCAGAGCCGGTTCGCCGGCCTGCGCGTTGCGATTCCTCGATCCCAGCGAGATCGCCAGCGCATTGGGCGAGCTGCTGCGGAGCGAGGAGGGGAACGGCAGAGCCGATTTCTCCGTCCACCAAGTCCAAGTGACGAGCCTCAGCGAACCCATGACCGACGAAGAgctcgagagggagagggcgCTGCCGATCAGACCCGAGCTGAACAATTACTCGGCCTTGGGCGAAAGCGGCGCCTTCCTGGCGGGAAGCTTCGCCCAGGGCGACGAGGCCCTCTTCAAGAAGGAGAGCAGAGACAGGCAGCAAGCGGCGAGCGCTCTCGTCGCTCTGGCGACGACGAAACTGTTCGATCCTCACCTCTGGTATCCTCAAGTGCTCGACGACATTCTGAAGATGGCCGACAAGCTCACCGGCGAGAACGCGGGGAACATTCCGGAGGCCGAGGACGAGGATCATCCCGCGGAGAGCGCCATCAGGGATTACTTGCTGCCGAGCGAGGTGGTCGAGCGTGAATTTTTCATCGGCCGCAATGAGATAGCCGTCGACGTCGAAGAGGAGGCTGCCGCGGGCCAACTCGCCGAGTTGGCAAAAACGTTGCAGGACTTTTTCAGCGGCAACAGAATGGGAGTTTTCAGATACGGCCAG GTCATGCTGCCGATCTGGCGAGAAGGCAGTGTGTTTTTCGCGATGGATCCGAGAGGGAGGCAAAGCAGCGGCACCGCGGCTGTTCACTGGTACATCGATCTGCAGTCGTTGAGCGAACTCTTGCTCGAGGCGTCGGGCTCACACGCGGACGGAGGCTTCGCCATCGACAGCGTCACGGTAGAGAATAGATACACCGAAAGTGAGCGACCTGCCGAAGATTTCATAACGGACGATCGATGGTACAATTTTGCCAAGCTCTCCGAAGGACACTGGAAAATCGACTGCAATGTCTCCTTGGCCGACGCAACGTTCGCCGAAGGAAATCGGGGGAGGCAAAGTGCGGCTGTTTGCCTCATGGCAATCGTTTTCTCAAAA GTCTACGAGCCCCGTCATTGGTCGGCTGAAGTTTTGGACGAAGCCACGATAACTGGGGACAAATTGCACTCGCGCAGCGCGCTTCGCCTCGGGGAGAACAAGTCCTTTCGGCCCAATGAGATAATCAGCGAATTCTTCCTGGCTGATCGCAGAATAAGTCTGAGAGTTCACGACTGCGTAGAGGCTGGAACACTCGGCGGCAAAAATCCGAAAATTCAGAATATAAGCAGTGGGCTTTCGAGATTTCTCGACAAGTCCGTCGCCGGCTGCGTGAGCATAGCCAGCATAGCCAGATCTACCAACGTGGCCATCTGGATGCACGACGATTTCTGCTATTGCTTCGAGCCTGGGGTGTCTCTGGCGAGGTTGGAGAACGCATCTTTGCTGGCCGATCAGCTGCTCTCGTACGGGGAGAGGGAAAGTGATTTCGAAATAACGAGTGTAGCCGTTGTTGACGGGGACAAGCTGCCGCCGTGGAAGCTCGATCCCAGCCCAGCAGTGAGACCATCGAACCTTCCACCTCTCAATGCCTACTGCAAATTGCCAG GAAGAGCCAGAGCTATTTTGCGAGGATTTACTCACCAAGCGTCAGATATATTCAGCGAGAGTATCAGGGGACGTCAGACGGCAGCCAATTGCATCATCGGCCTTGCCATGGCTGTGATAAAAAATCCGACATCTTGGACTAGAAGGACTCTCGACGAAATCCTGACGATCGGCGTGAACGTGCACCGTGAAAGTCAAAAACATACCACAAAGTCGAGCACATTGAGACCGAAGGATATTGTCAGAATATTTAACATCGGCGTCACCGTTCTTGCCGCCGATGTCGAAGAAAAAACGATCGCCG GAATCGTTGCCGATGCTCCTGCGGTGCCCGATGAAAAAGGCAAAAGAGGGAGCAGCAGAAAGGCCTCGAAAAGGAAGTCCTCGGCGAAAGAtaagaaaaaaggaaagacTAAACGAGTTCCTGCgacgtcgccgccgccgccgccgcctacCATTTTTTTGCGCGAAGGACTTCATAAATTCTTCGAGAATAACAATGCCGGAGTTCTAGTAACTGGACGTTTTATGGTGGCCGTATGGAAAGATAATGGAGTGTATTTTATGTATGACCCGAGGCCGAGGAACGACCAAG GAttaaacgacgacgacgaggaccaGAGCAGCCAGGGAGCGTCGTGTGTGGCTTGGTTCGCTTGCATGGAACCGCTGTACGAGCTGATATTCGCGAATATCAACGACGACGAAAAATACGCGAATTTCGAAATAGGCCGAGTGATCGTCAGGACCGTATCCATCGAGCCCCTGCCTTGTCCAGCTGGATATGCGGCAGTCAACGAAAGCGCCAG AGCTCAGGCGAGCGAGGCGGACTGCCCGATGCCGCCAATCCGACCCGCTGCGCCTCTTCTGCTGGAGCAGCCACGCGCGACGAGCGTGGATCTCGAAAGCTGCTTCGAGCGAGTCGGCGAGGAGCTCGGCGTCCTGCTCGCATCGAGCCACATGTCGTGCCGCACCTACCCCTCCGAGAACCGCGGTCTTCAGAGCTGTGCGATATCCGCCGTCGCGATCGTCGTCTCGAGTCTGCACGCTCCGTCCAGCTGGACTCCCGAGCTCCTCGACGCCTGCCTCAAGTACGGAGACCTCCTGCACACCGAGTGCGTGCGGCTAGCCCAGCCGGGATCGCGCAACCTTTCGCCGAGCGAGCTGCTCCGAGCTTTCGTCGTCGGCGACGTCAGAGCCAGGATCTGTCTACGCGAGAACCTCATGGCCGGGCTGAGCTTGGAGCACGACTTGGCCTGCGCGTTGCGGCTTTTCTTCGCCTCCAACGCCTGCGGCATTCTGCACACGGCGAACTACGCCCTGCCGGTCATGGAGCACTGGGGCCTATTCTACGTCCTCGACCCGTCGGCCAGAAATGGATTCAAAGGGAACTCCTCTGACGGAGTCGCCTGTCTAATCAAGTGCGAGAGCGCGGAGAGACTCGCCAAAACTGTTATGCGGCTTTTAGCGTTCGAAGAACCCGCGGTCTACACGCTCAACGCCGTGCAAGTCCTGGACTTACACTTCTTCACGAGATAA